A single Aminobacterium mobile DSM 12262 DNA region contains:
- a CDS encoding sugar kinase gives MAKFITFGEIMLRLTPPDHEKILQTPRFVATFGGAEANVAVALSNYGEDAAFVTAVPKNPLGDGVMHELRSFGVDTRFIRRSGERLGLYFTETGSCMRPSKVIYDRSHSAIAEVKPGDFDWDEILEEAAWFHVTGITPAIAEGTAAVTLEALKKCKEKGITVSCDLNYRKKLWKWGKKPLEVMPELMKYVDVVIANEEDCQKCLGIEADIDVTSGSLDVAKYRALSQKMLTLFPGVKYLAVSLRESISADWNNWSALLAERGEVYVSRKYEIRHIVDRIGGGDSFGSGLIYGLNHFDTPQEALEFAVAASALKHTIYGDFNRVSVDDVMTLAGGDASGRVQR, from the coding sequence ATGGCGAAGTTTATTACATTTGGTGAAATTATGCTGCGGCTCACCCCGCCAGATCACGAAAAAATTTTACAGACGCCTCGCTTTGTTGCCACCTTTGGTGGTGCGGAGGCTAATGTAGCTGTGGCTCTTTCAAATTACGGAGAGGATGCGGCTTTTGTTACAGCTGTCCCAAAGAATCCTCTTGGAGATGGAGTGATGCATGAACTTCGCAGCTTCGGAGTGGACACTCGTTTTATACGTAGAAGCGGGGAAAGACTTGGGCTTTATTTTACGGAGACGGGGTCGTGTATGAGACCTTCAAAGGTTATTTATGATCGTTCTCATTCTGCCATTGCAGAGGTGAAACCTGGAGATTTTGATTGGGATGAGATTCTTGAAGAAGCTGCATGGTTTCACGTAACAGGCATTACTCCTGCTATTGCTGAGGGAACAGCAGCAGTAACTCTTGAAGCGCTGAAAAAATGCAAGGAGAAGGGAATTACTGTTTCTTGCGACTTGAACTATCGAAAAAAACTTTGGAAGTGGGGCAAGAAACCCCTTGAAGTTATGCCCGAACTTATGAAATATGTAGACGTGGTTATTGCCAATGAAGAGGATTGCCAGAAATGCCTGGGGATAGAGGCAGATATTGATGTAACTTCTGGCTCTCTTGATGTAGCTAAATATAGAGCGTTGAGCCAGAAAATGCTCACCCTCTTCCCTGGAGTGAAATATTTAGCGGTGAGTCTTCGTGAAAGCATAAGCGCTGATTGGAATAATTGGTCGGCTCTTTTAGCTGAGCGCGGGGAAGTGTATGTAAGCCGCAAATATGAGATTCGCCACATTGTAGATCGTATTGGAGGAGGAGACTCTTTTGGTTCCGGCCTTATCTATGGCTTGAACCACTTTGATACGCCTCAGGAAGCTCTGGAGTTTGCTGTAGCGGCATCAGCATTAAAGCATACGATCTATGGCGATTTCAATCGCGTTTCTGTTGATGATGTTATGACTCTCGCCGGCGGAGATGCTAGCGGCCGTGTTCAGCGTTAG
- the dgoD gene encoding galactonate dehydratase, whose protein sequence is MSHIAKFELFKVPPRWLFLKITTDDGVTGWGEPVVEGRASTVAAAVREMEEYLIGRDPTEIEDIWQVLYRGGFYRGGPILMSAISGIEQALWDITGKIYGLPVHKMLGGAVRQKVRVYSWIGGDRPSDVAAQARERYQAGMTAIKMNATEEMGWIDSYKKVEEVLARVQAIRDVLGYKIDIALDFHGRVHKAMARVLMKELEPYHLMFVEEPVLIENREALVELRRHASMPIATGERNFGRWDFKTLLADGAVDIIQPDVSHAGGILEVKKIAAMAEAYDVAVAPHCPLGPIALAACLQVDYCTPNAFIQEQSLNIHYNVGADLLDYLENPQLFDYKDGFVGVLTEPGLGISIDEDVVRQRSDERLCWKNPVWRMEDGSIAEW, encoded by the coding sequence ATGAGCCATATAGCGAAGTTCGAGCTCTTTAAAGTTCCTCCGCGTTGGCTTTTTCTTAAGATAACGACAGATGATGGCGTGACAGGCTGGGGCGAACCAGTAGTGGAAGGTCGAGCTTCTACTGTAGCTGCCGCCGTTCGTGAAATGGAAGAGTATCTTATTGGTCGCGATCCTACAGAGATAGAAGATATTTGGCAAGTTCTTTATCGTGGCGGATTCTATCGGGGCGGTCCTATTCTTATGAGCGCTATTTCTGGTATTGAGCAAGCGCTGTGGGATATTACCGGGAAAATATATGGTCTTCCCGTTCATAAGATGCTTGGTGGGGCTGTTCGTCAAAAGGTACGAGTTTATTCTTGGATAGGAGGAGATCGTCCTTCAGATGTGGCAGCTCAAGCCCGAGAACGATATCAGGCTGGGATGACGGCTATAAAAATGAACGCCACAGAAGAGATGGGATGGATCGATAGTTATAAAAAGGTGGAAGAGGTTTTAGCCAGAGTTCAGGCCATACGAGATGTCCTTGGCTATAAAATTGATATAGCCCTTGATTTTCACGGCCGTGTCCATAAAGCCATGGCCAGGGTGCTTATGAAAGAACTGGAGCCCTATCATCTCATGTTTGTGGAAGAACCAGTGCTTATCGAGAACCGTGAAGCATTGGTAGAGCTCCGCCGCCATGCTTCTATGCCTATAGCTACGGGGGAACGTAATTTCGGTCGGTGGGATTTCAAAACGCTGCTTGCCGATGGCGCCGTAGATATTATTCAACCCGATGTAAGCCATGCTGGCGGAATTCTGGAAGTAAAGAAAATCGCCGCTATGGCAGAGGCTTATGATGTAGCAGTAGCCCCTCATTGCCCTTTAGGACCTATTGCTCTGGCAGCGTGTCTGCAAGTGGATTATTGTACTCCTAATGCTTTTATTCAGGAGCAAAGCCTCAACATTCACTATAACGTAGGAGCGGATCTTCTTGACTATCTGGAGAATCCGCAGCTTTTCGATTATAAGGATGGTTTTGTAGGGGTATTAACAGAGCCTGGATTGGGTATTTCTATTGATGAGGATGTGGTGCGACAGCGCTCAGATGAAAGGTTGTGCTGGAAGAATCCGGTATGGAGAATGGAAGATGGTTCCATTGCTGAGTGGTAA
- a CDS encoding MetQ/NlpA family ABC transporter substrate-binding protein, which produces MKRSARFITIFALFCISLVPSASLAQEIIKIGASPVPHAEILQVIKDDLAQENVTLEIIEFTDYVKPNLSLDDGEIDANFFQHFPYLENFNGSHGTKLASLGGIHVEPLGLYSQKIKTVDELKEGALIAIPSDSVNGGRALLLLQANGLITLSDKAGLEATERDVVENPRKLKFKPIEAAQLPRILPDVDGAVINGNYAIEAGFKPTEDAILLEGSESPYANIIAVREKDKDNPKFQILLKHLKSDKVKDFILSKYNGGVVPAF; this is translated from the coding sequence ATGAAGAGATCAGCACGTTTTATTACTATTTTTGCGTTATTTTGTATATCCTTAGTACCTTCTGCAAGCTTGGCTCAAGAAATTATTAAAATCGGAGCTTCTCCAGTACCCCATGCAGAAATATTGCAGGTCATTAAAGACGATCTGGCACAAGAAAATGTTACTCTCGAAATCATTGAATTTACTGATTACGTAAAACCGAACCTCTCTCTAGATGACGGAGAGATTGATGCCAATTTTTTCCAGCATTTCCCCTACCTCGAAAATTTCAATGGAAGTCACGGCACTAAATTGGCCTCTTTAGGCGGTATCCACGTAGAACCCCTCGGTCTCTACTCTCAAAAAATAAAGACTGTTGATGAACTGAAAGAAGGGGCCCTTATAGCTATTCCAAGCGACAGTGTTAACGGTGGTCGTGCCCTTCTTCTTCTTCAAGCCAACGGTCTTATCACCCTCTCTGACAAAGCAGGACTAGAGGCTACAGAACGAGATGTAGTGGAAAACCCCAGGAAACTTAAATTCAAACCTATCGAAGCAGCCCAATTACCTCGAATTCTTCCAGATGTGGACGGTGCTGTTATCAATGGGAACTATGCCATAGAAGCTGGATTTAAACCAACGGAAGACGCAATACTTCTTGAAGGATCAGAATCCCCTTACGCCAATATTATTGCCGTTCGGGAAAAAGATAAAGATAACCCCAAATTTCAAATACTTTTAAAGCATTTAAAGTCAGATAAAGTCAAAGACTTCATACTCTCTAAATATAACGGTGGAGTCGTTCCTGCCTTCTAA
- a CDS encoding methionine ABC transporter permease produces the protein MDKWISLLNLLATPTLETLYMVLFSTFFATLLGFPLGIALVVTEKGGLLENEPLYGVLNGIVNVCRSFPFIILMIVLFPLSRLIVGTTIGTTASIVPLSIGAAPFVGRVVESSLKEVDKGLIEAAVAMGTSPKDIVFKVMIPEALPGLVLGETLTIINIVGYSAMAGAIGGGGLGDLAIRYGFHRFQTDVLIAAVVVIILFVQIVQAAGNRTALYLSRNR, from the coding sequence ATGGATAAATGGATTTCGCTCCTTAACTTACTTGCTACACCTACGTTAGAAACCTTGTATATGGTTTTATTCTCTACTTTTTTTGCTACGCTCCTCGGATTCCCGTTGGGGATAGCTCTTGTAGTTACAGAAAAAGGGGGGCTTCTCGAAAATGAACCGCTTTATGGGGTTTTGAATGGGATCGTAAATGTATGTCGATCGTTTCCCTTCATTATCCTCATGATTGTTTTGTTTCCTCTATCCCGATTGATTGTGGGAACAACTATTGGAACAACAGCATCAATTGTTCCGCTTTCTATCGGAGCCGCTCCCTTCGTAGGACGAGTGGTAGAAAGCTCTTTAAAGGAGGTGGACAAAGGACTTATTGAAGCTGCTGTAGCCATGGGGACAAGCCCCAAAGACATTGTGTTCAAGGTCATGATACCTGAAGCCCTGCCCGGTCTTGTGTTGGGAGAGACCCTTACCATTATTAACATTGTTGGCTATTCAGCCATGGCAGGAGCCATCGGAGGTGGCGGTTTGGGAGATCTAGCTATTCGTTACGGCTTCCACCGCTTTCAAACAGACGTACTTATAGCCGCAGTAGTTGTCATCATATTATTTGTGCAGATAGTTCAAGCTGCGGGGAATAGAACCGCTCTATATCTATCAAGGAACCGCTAG
- a CDS encoding methionine ABC transporter ATP-binding protein, translating into MINIQNLGKSFISENGEFKALNNISFEIKSGEIFGIIGLSGAGKSTLLRTLNRLEDPSSGKIFIDETDITSLSTSELRALRKHIGMIFQHFNLLTSRTVFQNVAFPLEIGKWSRQSMEKRVYEMLELVGLTDKAQSYPSQLSGGQKQRVAIARALANNPRVLLCDEATSALDPKTTQSILSLLEEINSKMGITIVLVTHEMGVIRQICHRVAVLEKGEVVEIGPVKDVFMRPQSATAREFLSHLPRTTYSHEKFPREAGCPIVTFSFNGHMAEKPVISQAIKKSGAEINILAGEIDHLHSSRIGNLTVQLAGNPEQINSALSYIRAQNVEVDVIWNG; encoded by the coding sequence ATGATCAACATACAGAACTTAGGAAAAAGTTTTATTTCTGAAAATGGCGAGTTTAAAGCCCTAAATAATATTAGTTTTGAGATCAAGTCTGGAGAAATTTTTGGAATTATAGGGTTAAGCGGGGCCGGGAAATCAACTCTTCTCCGAACTCTTAATCGCCTGGAAGATCCATCTAGCGGTAAAATTTTTATCGATGAAACAGATATTACCTCTCTTTCCACATCGGAACTACGAGCTCTTCGCAAACATATTGGCATGATTTTTCAGCATTTTAACCTCCTCACCTCTCGGACCGTTTTTCAAAATGTAGCCTTCCCCCTTGAAATAGGGAAATGGTCTCGCCAATCTATGGAAAAGAGAGTATATGAAATGCTCGAGCTAGTAGGCCTTACAGACAAGGCCCAAAGCTACCCCTCTCAGTTAAGTGGCGGACAAAAACAACGAGTTGCCATCGCACGGGCTTTAGCCAATAACCCTCGGGTACTTCTTTGCGATGAGGCCACAAGCGCCCTTGATCCCAAAACAACTCAGTCTATCCTCTCTCTCCTTGAAGAGATTAACAGCAAAATGGGAATTACGATTGTCTTGGTAACTCATGAGATGGGAGTTATTCGTCAGATATGCCATCGCGTAGCAGTGCTTGAAAAAGGGGAAGTTGTGGAAATAGGCCCTGTTAAAGACGTTTTTATGCGGCCTCAATCGGCAACAGCCCGAGAGTTTCTTTCTCATTTACCTCGCACCACATATTCCCACGAGAAGTTTCCAAGAGAGGCTGGGTGCCCCATTGTTACCTTCTCTTTTAACGGTCATATGGCTGAAAAACCTGTAATTTCTCAAGCTATAAAAAAAAGCGGCGCAGAAATTAACATACTTGCCGGCGAAATCGACCATCTTCATAGTAGTCGTATTGGTAATTTAACAGTTCAACTTGCCGGCAACCCCGAGCAGATAAACTCTGCCCTTTCCTACATACGAGCACAAAATGTGGAAGTGGATGTGATTTGGAATGGATAA
- a CDS encoding bifunctional 4-hydroxy-2-oxoglutarate aldolase/2-dehydro-3-deoxy-phosphogluconate aldolase has protein sequence MNKVLEHIGLCGLVPVIKIDSPEKAVPLGEALLQGGLPVAEVTFRTDAAEESIRRLSSDLPKLLVGAGTVLSVEQVKKAVGAGAAFIVSPGFNPEVVDYCIEHEIPITPGVNSPSQIEMGLERGVSILKFFPAEASGGVAMIKALSGPYKGVKFIPTGGVNAENFNSYLSLPSVHACGGSWMVKSDLLAAGAFTEIAKLVQQTVLSMLNFSLAHIGINEISEEKALKEASTFEQMFHFPVKNGNSSIFSGTSFEFMKEPYLGEKGHIAISTNFIERAIAYLERQGIHTLPETAKRKDGKLKAIYLDKKISGFALHLVEK, from the coding sequence ATGAATAAAGTGCTCGAACATATTGGGCTATGCGGCCTTGTCCCTGTTATTAAAATAGACAGCCCGGAAAAGGCTGTGCCCCTTGGAGAAGCGTTACTCCAAGGAGGACTTCCTGTAGCTGAAGTTACATTTCGAACTGACGCTGCAGAAGAATCAATTCGAAGGCTCTCAAGCGACTTGCCTAAACTCCTTGTAGGAGCTGGCACTGTTCTTTCTGTAGAGCAGGTAAAAAAAGCGGTAGGTGCAGGGGCAGCCTTCATCGTTTCTCCTGGCTTTAATCCTGAAGTGGTAGACTACTGCATAGAGCATGAAATTCCAATTACGCCTGGAGTCAATTCTCCCTCGCAAATAGAAATGGGTTTAGAACGAGGCGTATCTATACTTAAGTTTTTCCCTGCAGAAGCATCTGGAGGGGTAGCGATGATCAAGGCCCTGTCCGGCCCTTATAAAGGTGTAAAGTTTATTCCTACAGGTGGAGTCAATGCTGAAAACTTCAATAGCTATCTGTCTCTTCCCTCTGTCCACGCTTGTGGTGGTAGTTGGATGGTAAAAAGCGACCTTCTAGCTGCTGGCGCCTTTACTGAAATTGCAAAGTTAGTACAACAGACTGTTTTGTCCATGCTGAACTTTTCTCTTGCCCACATAGGGATTAATGAGATCAGCGAAGAAAAAGCCCTCAAGGAAGCGTCAACTTTCGAACAGATGTTCCACTTCCCTGTAAAAAATGGCAACAGCTCCATTTTTTCTGGAACGAGCTTTGAATTTATGAAAGAACCATATCTCGGTGAAAAAGGGCATATAGCTATTAGCACAAACTTTATAGAACGTGCAATCGCATATCTTGAACGACAAGGCATTCATACCCTTCCAGAAACGGCAAAAAGGAAGGATGGCAAACTTAAAGCAATCTACCTGGACAAAAAAATATCTGGATTTGCCCTCCATCTGGTAGAGAAATAA
- a CDS encoding Ldh family oxidoreductase has product MSSTFQRVGYEALRSFSADVLEKIGYPRNKAEITAKVLTEADARGVPSHGVTRLKVYRNELGSGHVHPEAQPEVVHETPISAVIDGHYGIGSHISKFAMDICLEKTRKNGTCYVAVRNSNHFGMAGLWAEQAAKEGFVGGAFTNTIRCSVPALGRQRMLGTNPIAVAIPSDEEDPFLLDMATTTAARGKISVYKHRNKDLPEGWILDEEGRPITCAKEANKLLADPATPLGGQIYLGGSTEEMGGHKGYGLGLLVELLCAPLSMGSWTRDIFIKPDANVGHFFSAFRLDLFGDPEPIKTYVGDILRALRNSTPLPGEKQIYTHGQKEAARRRTSLQEGVELDDATFAMLEDFAKEYKLTPVTQR; this is encoded by the coding sequence ATGTCTTCTACATTTCAACGTGTAGGGTATGAAGCCCTACGTAGTTTTTCTGCCGATGTATTAGAAAAGATAGGATATCCCCGAAACAAGGCAGAAATTACCGCAAAAGTTTTGACCGAAGCCGACGCACGAGGTGTTCCTTCTCACGGTGTAACCCGCCTGAAAGTCTACAGGAACGAGTTAGGGAGCGGCCACGTACACCCTGAAGCCCAACCAGAAGTTGTTCACGAGACTCCTATTTCCGCTGTTATTGACGGTCATTACGGTATAGGCTCTCATATTTCCAAATTTGCCATGGATATATGTCTCGAAAAAACTCGTAAAAATGGAACTTGTTACGTAGCCGTTCGTAATTCCAATCACTTCGGCATGGCCGGTCTTTGGGCAGAACAAGCCGCAAAAGAAGGTTTTGTAGGAGGAGCTTTTACAAACACCATCCGTTGCTCGGTACCTGCTCTCGGACGGCAGCGTATGCTTGGCACAAACCCCATCGCAGTTGCAATTCCATCTGATGAAGAAGACCCATTCCTTCTAGATATGGCTACCACTACTGCAGCCCGAGGGAAGATATCAGTCTATAAACATAGAAATAAAGACCTCCCAGAGGGATGGATTCTTGATGAAGAAGGACGACCTATCACCTGCGCCAAGGAAGCAAACAAACTTCTCGCTGATCCAGCCACCCCTTTAGGTGGGCAGATATATTTAGGTGGCTCCACAGAAGAAATGGGCGGGCATAAGGGATATGGCCTCGGACTTCTGGTAGAACTGCTTTGTGCGCCCCTCTCTATGGGAAGTTGGACCCGAGACATTTTCATAAAGCCCGATGCCAATGTTGGACACTTCTTCTCGGCTTTCCGTCTTGATCTCTTCGGAGATCCCGAGCCCATCAAAACCTACGTGGGAGACATTCTAAGAGCTCTTCGGAACAGCACCCCTCTCCCTGGAGAAAAACAAATTTATACTCACGGACAAAAAGAAGCGGCACGACGGCGCACCTCTCTTCAGGAAGGTGTAGAGCTTGACGATGCTACATTTGCCATGCTTGAAGATTTTGCCAAAGAGTACAAGCTTACGCCTGTTACCCAACGATAA
- a CDS encoding GntR family transcriptional regulator, translating to MNLLLDTTSDIPLNQQIKVQLRYLILSGELSPGMQIPSVRELAAFLKTNRNTVAKAYRELEEEGYLDIRQAAGTYVAQNLDIPPRKETKEFVSVLKKAMQQASELGFSSEEFVNMAQMLMLKEKNSGSNVKALFVECNPFALEQYVKDLTNALAITVEGVLLDSLVEKRVEESFLDSFDVIITTAGHYPEVKRVLGSRQNIYGINLGPYLKVVEQLLECPKDMRIGVICMSPRGGSEGLKSSLLNLGIKGDLITEGYSSDDDIRRVAAVSDILVVSKFALMHKKDVFERMGKRVIEYENVLSESSIEILRKIIEKIVSHKSWA from the coding sequence GTGAATTTATTATTAGATACAACGAGTGACATCCCGTTAAATCAGCAGATTAAAGTTCAATTAAGATATTTGATTTTAAGTGGAGAGTTGTCTCCTGGTATGCAAATTCCCAGTGTAAGAGAGCTCGCTGCTTTTTTGAAAACGAATAGGAATACGGTCGCAAAGGCTTATAGGGAGTTGGAAGAAGAGGGGTATCTTGATATTCGTCAAGCTGCAGGTACTTATGTGGCTCAAAACCTTGATATACCTCCTCGTAAAGAGACGAAAGAGTTTGTATCCGTCTTAAAAAAAGCAATGCAGCAAGCATCAGAGTTGGGTTTTAGTTCTGAAGAGTTTGTGAATATGGCCCAAATGCTTATGCTGAAAGAGAAAAATAGCGGATCTAATGTAAAAGCTCTTTTTGTAGAATGTAATCCCTTTGCCCTTGAACAATATGTAAAAGATTTAACAAATGCTCTCGCCATTACGGTGGAAGGGGTCTTGTTAGACAGCCTGGTAGAAAAACGAGTTGAAGAGAGTTTTTTGGATTCTTTTGATGTGATCATTACTACGGCTGGACACTACCCGGAAGTGAAGAGAGTTTTAGGCAGTCGCCAGAACATTTATGGCATCAACCTCGGCCCATATTTGAAGGTGGTGGAACAACTTCTGGAATGCCCTAAAGATATGAGGATCGGCGTGATATGTATGTCTCCTCGTGGTGGGAGTGAAGGTTTGAAGTCATCTCTTCTGAATCTGGGCATTAAGGGAGATCTTATTACCGAAGGGTACTCTAGTGATGATGATATTAGACGGGTTGCGGCTGTCTCAGATATTCTTGTCGTCTCTAAATTTGCGCTTATGCATAAGAAAGATGTCTTTGAAAGGATGGGGAAGCGAGTTATTGAATATGAGAATGTGCTTTCCGAGTCCTCTATAGAGATTTTACGAAAGATTATAGAAAAGATCGTAAGTCATAAGAGTTGGGCTTAA
- the buk gene encoding butyrate kinase: MRAIHIDRDTKKLIAVLNPGSTSTKVALYSDRECLLERSVSHSPEELAADVFAQVRVRRQVVEELFAEVGVSAKDISAVAARGGRLRPIPSGVYRMNGQMIEDSLNGTSGKHASALAVLIGKELAAASKCPVFVVDPVSVDEFLPESRLSGLKDIERKSLGHALNSKEVAFRAACDLGKSYEDVNLVVAHLGGGTTVSAHKKGQMIDLVNDFEGSFTPERAGGLPTLELVNLCFSGKYTKEQVMRKIEGEGGFYSYLGTKDMQEVERRIEEGDSQSALVMNAYLLQLSKTIGSLMAVLSFSVDALCVTGGIAHSLKVTSFLKETFLPVAPVYIYPGSFEVDTLARRVLGVLNGQESPRIYPGGEEE; this comes from the coding sequence ATGCGTGCCATCCATATTGATCGAGATACGAAGAAACTCATAGCTGTGCTTAATCCTGGTTCTACGTCAACAAAGGTGGCACTGTATTCTGATAGGGAATGTCTTTTGGAGCGTTCAGTTTCTCATTCCCCAGAAGAATTGGCAGCAGATGTCTTTGCTCAAGTACGTGTAAGACGACAGGTTGTAGAGGAGCTATTTGCAGAGGTAGGGGTGTCAGCTAAGGATATATCTGCAGTAGCAGCAAGAGGTGGTCGGCTTCGCCCTATCCCCTCAGGGGTTTATAGGATGAATGGCCAAATGATAGAGGATAGTCTTAATGGGACATCGGGGAAACATGCTTCTGCGCTAGCGGTACTTATAGGGAAAGAGCTTGCTGCAGCTTCTAAATGTCCTGTTTTTGTAGTAGATCCGGTTTCGGTGGATGAATTTTTGCCAGAGTCCCGGCTTTCTGGACTGAAAGATATAGAACGTAAGTCTTTAGGGCATGCTTTAAATAGCAAGGAAGTTGCCTTCCGTGCAGCCTGTGACCTTGGGAAATCTTATGAGGATGTAAACCTGGTTGTGGCTCATCTAGGCGGTGGAACTACTGTTAGCGCACATAAAAAAGGCCAGATGATCGATCTTGTGAATGATTTTGAAGGAAGTTTTACTCCAGAACGGGCAGGAGGCCTTCCCACTCTGGAGCTAGTAAATCTCTGCTTCTCTGGTAAATATACGAAAGAGCAAGTAATGCGAAAGATAGAAGGAGAGGGAGGCTTTTATTCCTACCTTGGAACAAAAGATATGCAAGAAGTAGAAAGACGGATCGAAGAGGGAGATTCTCAAAGCGCATTAGTAATGAATGCTTACCTCTTGCAACTGTCAAAAACAATTGGGAGCCTTATGGCGGTTCTTTCCTTCTCTGTGGATGCTCTTTGTGTTACTGGAGGAATTGCACATTCCTTGAAAGTTACTTCCTTTTTAAAAGAAACTTTTTTGCCTGTCGCTCCAGTGTACATCTACCCAGGAAGCTTTGAGGTAGATACTCTGGCCAGGCGTGTATTAGGGGTGCTCAACGGTCAAGAGAGTCCCAGAATCTACCCAGGAGGCGAAGAAGAGTGA
- a CDS encoding phosphate acyltransferase, with product MKSFLELENALQEKSNLGKITFAVPCPYEESILVALSEGTRKGFCKGVLVGDCKKIEETAKKSNIELTPFEIVEEKEDAVAIERSCELLEDDAVSCLMKGLVHTGAFLKGILQRKNLLTSSLLTHVAVYEIPDRDLLFVSDPSIMVQPTIEQKKIIILNALHVMRQIGISHRRVAVLSSVEAPAPAVPSSVEAFEIVRDLRPSLSQEEYIEGPLALDNAFSLEAAALKGLSGPVAGKANLFIVPSLDAGNIFCKGLTYIGNFPSAGIVAGTRKPVVLTSRSAGKEERYHSMLLACLMA from the coding sequence GTGAAAAGTTTTTTAGAATTAGAGAATGCTCTCCAAGAAAAATCAAATCTTGGAAAGATAACGTTCGCTGTCCCATGTCCCTATGAAGAAAGCATTTTAGTAGCTCTTTCCGAAGGAACGAGGAAGGGCTTTTGTAAGGGTGTCCTTGTAGGGGATTGTAAGAAAATAGAAGAAACAGCAAAAAAATCTAATATTGAGCTGACTCCTTTCGAAATAGTAGAAGAGAAAGAGGATGCTGTAGCTATCGAGCGCTCTTGTGAGCTCTTAGAGGATGACGCTGTATCTTGTTTGATGAAAGGTCTTGTTCATACAGGGGCTTTCCTTAAGGGAATTTTGCAACGAAAAAATCTTTTGACAAGTTCTTTGCTTACTCACGTAGCTGTATATGAAATTCCCGATCGCGATCTCCTCTTCGTTTCTGACCCCAGTATTATGGTTCAACCCACTATCGAACAGAAAAAAATCATTATTTTAAATGCCCTGCATGTTATGAGACAAATTGGCATATCCCATCGTCGAGTGGCGGTTTTGTCTAGTGTAGAGGCTCCCGCTCCTGCGGTTCCCTCTTCGGTAGAAGCTTTTGAGATTGTTCGTGATCTTCGCCCTTCCCTGTCACAGGAAGAATATATAGAAGGCCCTTTAGCATTAGATAATGCTTTCTCCCTTGAAGCTGCCGCTTTAAAAGGTCTGTCTGGTCCTGTTGCAGGGAAGGCGAATTTGTTTATTGTCCCTTCTCTTGATGCGGGTAATATCTTTTGCAAGGGGTTGACATATATCGGTAATTTCCCATCGGCGGGAATTGTGGCTGGCACTCGAAAGCCCGTAGTTCTGACTTCTCGCTCAGCTGGAAAGGAAGAGCGATACCACTCAATGCTTCTTGCTTGTTTAATGGCTTAA